A single region of the Rhipicephalus microplus isolate Deutch F79 chromosome 10, USDA_Rmic, whole genome shotgun sequence genome encodes:
- the LOC119180747 gene encoding dnaJ homolog subfamily C member 25 homolog isoform X2: MARTYRQLARKYHPDMHKTQEAKAKAAERFTLIATAYEILKDDESRKDYDDMLDNPEAIYRHYYRYYRTRMAPKVDIRIVLAVTITVISAVQYYGAWHRYHAAIDHLITVPKYRLRAMEIAKKEGLFNPNKKKDRRRKEEIKEEEENTLKRILEEQVDIRGGYSKPTVRHVLWVQLVLLPYTIGSYLWWQARWFVKFNLRGEELGLPEKEYLIRRQMALSQSQWDALEERDRQGFFRDELWIPENFKVWKQKQEDEMKAKLAESARYKSYRRYMKNHGPGQITFED; the protein is encoded by the exons ATGGCTAGGACCTATCGACAGTTGGCAAGGAAGTACCACCCTGATATGCACAAGACACAG GAGGCCAAGGCCAAGGCTGCAGAACGTTTCACACTTATAGCGACTGCTTATGAG ATTCTCAAAGATGATGAATCTCGAAAGGATTATGATGACATGCTGGATAATCCAG AGGCAATATATCGGCATTATTACCGGTACTACCGCACGCGCATGGCACCCAAGGTTGACATTCGCATTGTCCTTGCAGTCACTATTACAGTCATCTCAGCCGTTCAG TATTACGGTGCGTGGCACAGGTATCATGCTGCCATCGATCACCTCATCACAGTGCCTAAATATAGGCTCAGA GCCATGGAGATTGCCAAAAAAGAAGGGTTGTTTAACCCGAACAAGAAGAAggatagaagaagaaaa GAGGAgattaaggaggaggaggaaaacacGCTCAAGCGCATCCTCGAGGAGCAGGTGGACATCCGGGGCGGCTACAGCAAGCCGACAGTGCGCCACGTTCTCTGGGTTCAGCTAGTGCTGTTGCCCTACACTATAGGCAGCTATCTCTGGTGGCAGGCCCGCTGGTTCGTCAAGTTCAACCTGCGGGGTGAGGAACTGGGCCTGCCTGAGAAGGAGTACCTCATTCGGCGGCAGATGGCACTGTCTCAGTCTCAATGGGACGCCCTTGAGGAACGTGACCGGCAGGGCTTCTTCCGCGACGAGCTCTGGATTCCCGAAAACTTCAAG GTGTGGAAGCAAAAGCAGGAGGATGAAATGAAAGCCAAGCTTGCGGAAAGTGCCCGATACAAGAGTTATCGGCGGTACATGAAAAACCATGGACCTGGACAGATCACATTTGAAGACTGA